The genome window CGTGCCGGCGCCGGAAAAGCCTGTGCCAACGAGCAATCCTGCCGCCGGCGACACCCTGTCGCCCACGCAGCCGTTCTCGGCCCTCACCTTCTTGCCAGAGCGCAATATCAGCGAAGCGGACATGTGGGGCACCACGCCGTTCGACCAGCTCGCTTGCCGCATCATCTTCAAGGAACGCCGCTATGAAGGCCCGTTCACGCCGCAAACGGCTGGCAAGGGCGCCGTCATCTCGCCCGGCCCGCTCGGTATCTTCGAATGGGGCGGCGCGGCCATCGATCCCGTGCGCCAGTTGTTGATCGTCAACCCTGACTACATGGGCTTCCTGGAAAAACTCGTGCCGCGCGCGGAAACGACGGCCAAGGGCGGCACGGGTGGCGAAATGGGCTTGCAGCCACAGACGGGCGTCCCGTTCGCCGTGGAAATCAAGGCCTTCCTGTCGCCGCTGGGCTTCCCATGCCAGGCACCGCCGTGGGGCTATGTGGCCGCCGTCGACCTGCGCACCATGAAAAAAGTGTGGATGCACAAGAACGGCACCACGCGCGACAGCGGCCCCGTGCCGATCCCGTTGCCACTGGGCGTGCCCAGCCTGGGCGGCATGGTCACCACCGGTGGCGGCGTAACCTTCCTCAGCAGCACGCTCGACTACTATATCCGCGGCTACGACGTCAGCAACGGTAAAGTCATCTGGAAAGCCCGCCTGCCGGCAGGTGGCCAGGCTACGCCGATGAGCTACGTGTCGAACAAGTCGGGGCGCCAGTTCGTCGTCGTCATGGCTGGCGGCCACGGTTCGCTGGGTACCAAGATGAGCGACACCCTGATCGCGTATGCCTTGCCCGAAGGCACGGCCATCTCGAAGAAGTAAAGTAACAGCGCACTCTTCCATGGAGTGCGCCCATAAAAAAAGCCGTTCAGTCTGCACTGAACGGCTTTTTTACGTCTGATGAAATGGCTTACAGGATGGTAGCCAGCGCGCACTGCCGGTAATGCGCGGCGGCCTGTTCCGTTTGCTGCAAGGCATCGTGCATCTGTGCCAGCTTCAGGTGGGCGTCGCGCACCATTTGCGGCTCGCTCGCGTCCGACAAAGCCTGCTCCAGGTGGCGCTGGGCCTTGCCCCACAGTTTTTGCTTGAGGCACAGGGTGCCCAGGGTCAGCGCCAGTTCCGCATCGAGCGGACGCTGTTTCATCCATTGCTCGCAATGCTCGATCTGCAGCAGCAGGGCCGGCGTGCCGGCCGGCGCCGCCGCTTCGCGGTAGGCGCGCACGACGCGCTCGTCCCAGTCGGCGGCCAGCGACTCTTCGCACACGAGGCGCGCTTCGTCGTGCAGGCCGCGCGCATTCAGGGCCGTGGCGGCGCGGCAGGCGATATACGGCTTGACCCGATCGCTGCTGGGCACGGTGGACCAGACGCGCATCAGCGATTCGGCGTCATGCGAGGGGTCGGACAGCAAATGGTCATAGGCCAGCTCGCGCAGGCGCGACGACAGGGCCGGATGCAGGGCGCGGTGCTTGTCGAGCGAACGCACGAGGCGCAGCACTTCCGGCCAATTCTTCGCCTGCTGCTCGGCCTTCAGCGACCATTGCAGCGCGTGGATGTGGCGCGTGCCGCTGGCATTGAGTTCGCGCACGGCCGCCAGGGCCGCTTCCGGCTGGTGGTCGTCGACCAGCAATTCCGTCACCGTCATCAAACGGGCCGTTTTCAGGCTGGCATCGCCCTCGACACGGGCCAGCCAGCTGTCGCGGCGCTCGGACTGACGCATGCGGTGGGCGGCGCGCGCGCCGATCAGCGCGGCCAGGCCGGCATTTTCTTCCAGCTCGGCGGCGCGCAGGGCGGCCTTCTCGGCATGGCCGAAACGGCCTTCGAACAGGGCTTTCAAGGCTTCGCGCAAGCCCTTGTTGCCATCGCGCTCACGCTTGCGCTGGCGGTAGGCCGCCACTTGCGCCGGCATGCGCACGGTGGCGCGCACGGCGCGCACCAGCAGGTACAGCAGCACGAACAGCGCGACCTGCAGCAGCAGGAAGAAGTTCAGCGACAAATCGATGCGGTACGGCGGATAGAACAGCACCACGTTGCCGGGATTAAAACGGGCCGTCACGGCGATACCGATCGCTGCGGCCATCAGGGCGAGTAACCAGAGAAATAGACGCATGGGCTCAGGACTTCGCTTTGTAGTTGCGCACAGCCGTCAGGCTGTCGGACAAGGTTGGCATTTCGATGGCCAGGTTGCTGCCCTGCACCTGGCGCAGCAAGGCTTGCGCCGTCTGCGTGCTCTTGGCGCGGGTGTCGAAATACTTGGCCAGCGCATCCTGGGCGGCGATCAGGTCATTCCTGAACGCCGTTTCATTGCGCGACAACAAGGCCATGCGGGCATTCAGCAGGCGCAGCTTGACGTTTTCCCGCAAGAAATACGATTGCGTCGGCGACAGCATCAGCGCTTCCGGCGTATCGACTCGGCGGATGCGGATCAATTGACGCACGTCATTCCACATGTCGCCGCTCCAGGTATTGAAGCCGTCGCGCACTGTTTGCAGCAGCGGTTCCGGCGCCGGCGGTCCGACCAGCTTGCCGCTGGCATCGCGCACGGGCTTGGCCCCGGCCTTGGCCTTGCCCGGTTTTTCCGGCGCGGCCGGCAAGGCCGGCGTTTCGTCGGACAGCATCGGCAAGGCGTCGATCTGGGCGATCACGGCATCGAGGCGCAGGGCCACGCCCGTCGAATCGACGCTGGGCAGGGCCTTGAGTTTTTCCATGTCGCGCCCGATGGCGCGGCGGATGGTGATGAATTGCGGCTTGTCGGAACGCGACAGGCTGCGGTCCGCGTTTTGCAGAGCGATCAACGCGCCGGGCACGTTGCCGGCCAGTTGCAGCTGCTGGCTGGCCGTCGACAGCACTTGCTCGATTTCCGTCAGCGCCCACTCGTCGCGGTTCTTCGACAAGTCGTTGTACAGTTGTTCCAGCGCAAGCTGCTGGCTTTGTGTTTCGCTCTGGCGGTTTTCCAGCGCGCCCACCTTGATTTGCAGCTCTTTCGTGCCTTCTTGCACGTTGCGCGCCAGCACACCCGTTTCGGCGTTGCTGACATCGCCCTTTTGCAGGCGCTTGGCCACTTCTTCGCGCAGGTTGCGGATCTGCTTGCTGGTCGACCAGCTTTGCGCCGCCAGCAGCACGGCCAGCACGATGACGGCGATGCTCATGGGCTTTTGCAGCTGTTCCAGCAGGGTCGGCGCGCGGCCGGCAGGTTGGTCGGCCGCCTGCGGCGCCGTCTTCACGGTGCTGCCAGGCGTTGCATTCGGTTCGGAGAGTGTAGGCATTTCGTTCATGGTCGTGATTGTAACGCGGCGAGCACGCCTGCGTCGCCTGATCCTGTCAAGGTGACACGGGCAAAACCCAGGGCCGCCGCCGTTTGTGCAATGCGCGCGTGCGGCACGATCAAATGCTGCTGTTGCATTTTTGCAACAACCATCTTTTCATCGCCCATTTCGCCCAGCAGCGCCAGCAAACCGCGCAGCGCTTCCGAGCTGGTGATGATCCAGTCATTATTATGCTGCAACAGGTTTTCCAGGGTCGCCCGCAAGGCCGGCGTCAGCTTGGGCACCTGGCGGCGATAGGCTGTGACGAACTCGACTTCGGCGCCGGCCGCGCGCAAGCCGTCGGCCAGGTAGTCGCGTCCGCCGTCGCCGCGCACGATCAGCACGCGCTTGCCGCGCAGGGCCGGCAAGTCCAGCGCCAGCAACAGATGTTCGGAATCGCTGCGCGCCGTGTCAAACGGGCTGGTGATGCTGGCGTTGGCATCCGTGACGCCATGCGCGGCCAAGGCCATCCGGCTGCCCTCGCCCACCACGGCCAGCGGCACGCCAGGCGGCCAGGCGGACAGCTGCGCAAAGACGCAATCGATGGCGTTGGGCGAGACAAAGGCCACCAGGTCGTATTCCACCAGGCGCGCCAGCACGGCTTGCAGCTGCGCGCATTCATCGTCGCCATCGAGCGCGTGGATTTCCAGCAGCGGCAGCAGGGTCACGCGCCAGCCCAGCGCCGCGATCCGGGCGGCCAGCGGCCCCGCTTGCGCCGCGGGCCGCGTGATCACCACGCTGTCAGGCATGCGGCGCCAGGCCTTCATGGTTGTCGGGTGTAACGGCGCACGAGGCGAGGATGCCGGCGGCGTCCTGGCCGCGCAGCAGTTCGGCCACCTGTTCGCCCAGCAGTTCCGGCGCGCTGGCCGGGCCTTCAAGCTCGGCGCTGGCCATGCGCGCGCCGTCCGGCGTGGCGACCATGGCGCGCAGGCGCATCTGTTCGCCCTCGACGGTGGCAAACGCGGCCAGCGGAATCTGGCAGCTGCCGCCGAAAATCTTCGACACCTTGCGCTCGGCCGTGACGGCTTGCGCCGTGGCCGTGTGGTTCAGCGGCGCCAGCAGGCGCACCAGGTCGGCGCCGTCAACGCGGCCGCTGCGGATTTCAATCGCCATGGCACCCTGCCCTGCGGCCGGCAGGCTGTCTTCCGGCGCCAGCACGGCGCGGATGCGCGCTGCCAGGCCCAGGCGTTTCAGGCCGGCGGCGGCGAGGATGATGGCGGCGTAATCGCCACGGTCCAGTTTGCCCAAACGCGTATCGAGGTTGCCGCGCAGGGGCAGAATCGTCAGGTGCGGGTAGCGCGCGGCGATCAGCGACTGGCGGCGCAGGCTGCTGGTACCGACCACGGCGCCGTGCGGCAGCTCGGCCAGGCTGGCATAGTCGTTCGAGACGAACGCGTCGCGCGGGTCTTCGCGCTCGAGGATGGCGGCCAGGCTGTAGCCTTCTGGCAACTCCATCGGCACGTCTTTGAGCGAATGCACGGCCAGGTCGGCGCGGCCTTCTTCCATCGCCACTTCCAGCTCCTTGACGAACAGGCCCTTGCCGCCTACCTTGGACAGGGCGCGGTCCAGAATCTGGTCGCCGCGTGTGGTCATGCCGAGAATTTCAACGCTACACCGCGGATACAGGGCGGCCAGGCGCGCACGCACATGTTCAGCTTGCCACATGGCAAGACGGCTCTCGCGCGTGGCGATCACCAGGCGGGCAGGAATATTTTGGGTCAATTCGGATGCTTTCAAAACAAGTTCTTTCGCTGTGGCTGTCGTTGTCGTTGCCAATTCGCCTGCCCGATATCAATTTTGTATCGGGTGGCGCCCGGCATCGCTATAATCGTTATCCCTTAGCCTAGAAGGCCAAGTCAGGCTAGCGTCCATGTTGAAGACCACAAATTTTATCATGCGCCCCTCCCCTCTGCGGCCAAACGCCCGGTGCGATCCACATTCCCTTGCTTTTACACTTACTTTGGTTCTTTATTATGCTCAATGACGCAGTAGCACCAGAAATAGTTCCAGCGGCCGCTTCCGACAAGGATGCGCCACTGAAAGAAGATATCCGCCTGCTGGGCCGCCTGCTGGGCGACGTGTTGCGCGAACAGGAAGGCGACGCCGTCTTCAATGTGGTGGAAACCATACGCCAGACCTCCGTGCGCTTCCGCCGCGAAGCGGACGCGGACGCCGCGCTGGAACTCGACGCCATGCTGAAAGAACTGAGCCGCGAACAGACGATTTCCGTGGTGCGCGCCTTTTCCTATTTTTCGCACCTGGCCAACATTGCCGAAGATCAACACCACATCCGCCGCCGCCGCGCCCACCTGCTGGCCGGCTCACCGGCGCAAAAGGGCAGCGTCAGCTTCGCGCTGAAAAAACTGCGCGCCGCCGGCGTGCCGCGCAAGACGGTCGACACCTTCTTCCAGGACGTGCTGATCGCCCCCGTGCTGACGGCCCACCCGACGGAAGTGCAGCGCAAGAGCATCCTCGACGCCGAGCACGACATCGCCCGCCTGCTGGCCGAGCGCGACCTGCCGCAGACGCCGAAAGAGCGGCACGCCAACATGCAGCTGCTGCGCTCGCGCGTCTCCACGCTGTGGCAGACGCGCATGCTGCGCTACTCGAAGCTGACGGTGGCCGACGAGATCGAAAACGCCCTGTCCTATTACCGCATCACCTTCCTGCGCGAACTGCCGGGCCTGTATGACGACATCGAGGACGATATCGCCGCCGAATACCCGAACGGCGACGGCACGATCGAGCCGATCAATGCCGCCTACGTGCAGATGGGCAGCTGGATCGGCGGCGACCGCGACGGCAACCCGAACGTCAACGCGGGCACCATGCAGCACGCGCTGGCGCGCCACGCCACCACCATCCTCGACTTTTACCTCGACGAAGTGCACGCGCTGGGCGCGGAATTGTCCGTCTCGACGCTGATGGTGGGCGTGAGCGCCGCACTGCAGGCACTGGCCGATCAGTCGCCGGATGCCTCGCCGCACCGCAGCGACGAACCGTACCGCCGCGCCCTGATCGGCATCTATGCGCGCCTGGCCGCCACCGCCCGCGCGCTGGGCGCCACCAACATCCTGCGCAAGGAAGTGGGCGCGGCCGCCGCCTACCCGGACGCGGCCGCCTTTGTCGCCGACTTGCGCACCATCGTCGCCTCGCTCGAAGCGCACCATGGCGCGGCCCTGGTGCGCCCGCGTTTGGCCACGCTGGCGCGCGCGGCCGACATCTTCGGTTTCCACCTGGCGTCGCTGGACATGCGCCAGACCTCCGACGTGCACGAGCGCGTGCTGGCCGAGCTGTTCGCCAAGAGCGGCGTGGCCGCCGATTACACGTCCCTGTCCGAGGAAGACAAGCAGGCACTGCTGCTGAGCGAACTGGCCCAGCCGCGGCTGCTGTACTCGCCCTATATCAGCTATGCCACGGAAACGGATTCCGAGCTGGCGATCCTGCGCGCGGCGCGCGACATCCGCCAGCGCTACGGCGCGCGGGCCATCCGCAACTACATCATCTCGCACACGGAAACCGTGTCCGACCTGCTGGAAGTGTTGCTGCTGCAAAAGGAAACGGGTTTGCTGCGCACCGACTGGCAAGCTGGCGACAGCAGCTGCGAGCTGATGGTCATCCCCCTGTTCGAGACGATCCCCGACCTGCAGCGCGCGGCCGGCATCATGAGCGAGGTCATGGCCTTGCCTTTGGTCAAACAATTGATCGCCAAGCAGGGACAGTTGCAGGAAGTCATGCTCGGCTATTCCGATTCGAACAAGGATGGCGGTTTCCTGACCTCGAACTGGGAACTGTACAAGGCGGAACTCGCATTGGTGAGCGACTTCCAGAAGGCCGGCGTCAAGCTGCGCCTGTTCCATGGCCGTGGCGGCACCGTGGGCCGTGGCGGCGGACCCAGCTATGAAGCCATCCTGGCCCAGCCGCCGGGCACCGTCAACGGCCAGATCCGTCTGACGGAACAGGGCGAAATCATCGCCTCGAAGTTTTCCAATGCGGAAATCGGCCGGCGCAACCTGGAATTGCTGGTGGCCGCCACCCTGGAAGCGAGCCTGGCGCCGCAGGCGGCCAATCCCGCGCACGCAAGCGAGCTGGCGCAGTTCGAAGCCGTGATGGCGCAGCTGTCGGACCTCGCCTACCACGCCTACCGCCACCTCGTGTATGAAACGCCAGGCTTTACGGAATATTTCTTCTCGGCCACGCCGATTGCGGAAATCGCCGAGCTGAACCTCGGTTCGCGCCCCGCCTCGCGCAAGGCCAACCAGCGCATCGAAGACTTGCGCGCCATTCCCTGGGGCTTTTCCTGGGGCCAGTGCCGCTTGCTGCTGCCGGGCTGGTTCGGTTTCGGCAGCGCCATCGAGGCCTGGATCAACGATGGCGAGCCAGCATCGAAAGATGACAGGATCGCCACCCTGCGCGCCATGTACGCCAAATGGCCGTTCTTTGCCACCCTGCTGTCGAACATGGACATGGTGCTGGCCAAGACGGACCTGGCGATTGCCTCGCGCTATGCGGAACTGGTGGCAGACCAGGAATTGCGCGAACGCATCTACAAGCGCATCACGGACGAGCATGGCAACACCTTGCGCTGCCTGGAGCTGATCACCGGCAACACGGAGCGCCTGGCGGGCAATCCGCTGCTGGCCCGCTCGATCCAGAACCGCTTCGCCTATCTCGACCCGCTGAACCACTTGCAAGTGGAATTGATCAAGCGCAACCGCGCCCTGTCGGCGGAAAGCAAGATCGACGAAAGGGTCCACCGCGGCATCCAGCTGTCGATCAACGGCGTGGCGGCCGGCCTGCGCAACACGGGCTGATCACGCCAGGCTGCCATCGGCAGACAAGGGCCGGCACTGCAAGGGCCGGCCCTTTTGCTTGCCCAATTGCAAAATATTCTCAATAAAACAACAATTAGTATTACACTAGCGGTAGACACCTTCCTCACTTCGGCCCCATGCACACCGCAGCGGCCAACCATGACGCCAGGGACGCGGATGAGCAAATGGTCGATTGAAACGCTGAGTGCGGCCTGCGCCGCCCTCATCCTGATCATGCTGGGTGGGCTGGCGGGCGCGGCCTGGCCGGCGCTCGGCTTCTGGGAACATGTCTGGCTGGCCCTGCTGCTGGCGACCGCCGCCGGCACGGCCATGTGGCTGATGCGCAGGCTGCGCGCCCACCTCGCCAGCACGCGTTCGCAGCTCGATGCCAGCGTCATGCGCTACCGGCACCTGAGCGAAACGGCGCAGGACGGCATGTGGCAGACGGATGCGCAAGGCCGCATTCTGTACGTCAACCAGCGCCTGTGCGACATGCTGGGCGTCCCCGCCGAGCAGCTGCTGCTGCACTCCATGGAAGAATTCCACGACGAGGCCACCTTGCTGCGCCTGTGTCCGCTGCGCCAGACGGCGAGCGATAGCTGCATGGGCGAACTGCATTACCAGCATGGCGACGGCACACAGCGCTGGGCGATGCTCAGCGGACGGCGCCTGTACGACCAGCACGGCACTGTGACGGGCGCACTGGTGCTGGCCAGCGACATCACCGAACACAAGCGAGCCGAACACGCGTTGAGCCTGGCCCATGCGGAGCTGGAAAGCCGCGTGGCCCTGCGCACGGCCCAATTGCTCGATGTAAATATCCAGCTCTCCGCGGAAATCGCCATGCGCGCACAAACGGAAGCGGCCCTGGCGCGCAGCGAAGAGCGGCTGCAGGACATCATTTCCATGATGCCCCTGTCGCTGTTCCTGAAAGATGCCGATTCGCGCATCGTGCTGATGAACCAGGCCTGCGAGCAGCAATGGGGCGTGCGCCACCAAGACATCGCCGAAGGGCGCGACCTGCAACACTTTCCCAGCGATCAGAACACGGGCTTCCACGCGGCCGACCAGGAAGCGTTTGCCAGCCGCAAGGTGGTGATACGCGAAGAACTGGTATGGAACGCGCAATTGCAGGAAAATCGCCTGGTGCAGACGCACAAGAAACCCGTGTTTGACGCGGAAGGCCGGCCGCAGATGATCATCGCCATGGCCGTCGACATCACCGACAGCAAGCGCAACGAGGAAAACCTGGAGCGCACCTTGGCGCAATTACGCGAACTGAGCGACCACCAGCAAACCATCAAGGAACAGGAAAGACGCCGCATCGCGCTCGATATTCATGACGACCTGGGCCAGAATCTGATGGTGCTGCGCATCGATGTGTCGCTGCTGCACGCGCGCACGGCCACCACCCACCCGCACCTGCATCGCCACGCACAGCGCGTGCTCGACACCATCGACGCCACCATCCGCTCCGTGCGCACCATCATCAATGACTTGCATCCCAGCACCCTGGAGCTGGGACTGGGCCCGGCGGCCGAGTGGCTGATCCGCCAGATGGAGAGCCGTGGCACCATCCGCTACCAGCTCACGCTCGACAGCGAGGCGCCCGACCTGGGCCTGGACCAGCGCCAGACATCGGCCATCTTCCGCGTGCTGCAGGAATCGCTGTCGAATATCGTGCGCCACGCCCAGGCCAGCGAAGTGGAAGTGGCGCTGACGCAAGATGCGGACGCCATCGTGCTGCGCATCAGCGACAACGGCATCGGCATGCAGCCGGGCGACCACGGCAAGCGGGCCGCCTTCGGCCTGAAAAGCATACGCGAACGTGTCCATGCGCTGGGCGGCGAACTGCGCATCGACAGCCAGGCGGGCCGCGGCACGGCGCTGGCCATCCACCTGCCCCAGCAGGCAGGCCAGCAGCATGTCGATCATGCCAAAACACAAAAATTAGCAAAAACAGTAGTAAATTAAGTATGCATTTGCGGCATAAAAAAGTATAGTAAGTTTTTTCTTTGAGGAAACTATCATGCCGCCACGGTTCGCCTGCTTCCCCGCCCCACTGCTCGGCCTGCTCCTGCTGGCCGCCATTCCCACCGCCAGCGCCACCATGTATGCCGAACGCGGCTTTGGTGAAAGGGATGGCAATGGCAGCATCGCCTCCGACCTGAACCCGGCCGGTCTGGTGGCCGGCATCATCATGGAAGAAGCAGGACGGCGCCGCGCCGTGACCTATCAGCATGGCCGCATCCGCGAACTGGGCACCCTGGGTGGCAATGAAGGCTTCACCAAGGCCATCAATACCCATGGCGTGGTGGTGGGCTCGGCGCAGACGGCCGCCGGCGCCTGGCACGCCTTCCGCTACGACGCGGCGGGCGGCATGCGCGACCTGGGCACCCTGGGCGGCACCAGCAGCTATGCCACGGCCATCACGCGCGACGGCATGATCGCCGGCTATGCCGACACCAGCGCCGGCGATTTCCACGCCTTTGTCACGAAAGCCGACCACAGCCTGCAGGACCTGGGTACCCTGGGCGGCGCCAGCAGCTATGCCAGCGGCTTGAACAGCCATGGCGTGGTGGTCGGCACGGCGCAGCGCGGCGACGGCTACCGCCGCGCCTTCGTCTACCGCCCCGGCACGGGCATGCAGGAAATCGGCACCCTGCCCGGCGGACGCATCAGTTCAGCCACCGCCATCAATGACGCCGGCCTGATCGTGGGCGCGTCGGAAACGGAGAAGCGCCGCTGGCACGCGTTTGCCTGGGACGGCAAGCGCATGCTCGACCTGGGCGCCCTGATCGGCCAGGGCGACAGCTACGCCACGGCAGTCAACGCGGCCGGACACGTCGTCGGCAGCGTCAGCATCAAAGGCTTTGAACCGATGACTTTTGTCTACAAGGAAGGCGTGATGACGGTGCGCCGCCGCGACGACGGCCTGTACCTGACCAACAAGATCACCGATGCGGGCCTGGTGGTCGGCGCCATCTACACGGGGCACAAATTCCAGGCCTTCGCCGTACCGTCGCAAGCGGCTCCCGCACCACAGCGCAGCAATCCATTGGACTGGCTGCTCATCACCATCCTCATCTCCGCCAGCGGCGTGGTGCTGTACAAATTGCAGCGCAACTATCGCATGGGCCTGCTGGGCGCGCGCACGCGTTTCATGTAAGCCAACGCTACGGATGGACGAAAAAAAAGAGGCTTGCGCCTCTTTTTTTGTGTGCTTGCCCTACGCTTAGTTTTGCGTGAGGAAAGTCTTGAGTTTGTCCGAACGCGAAGGCTGGCGCAGCTTGCTCATGGCTTTCGCCTCGATCTGGCGGATGCGCTCGCGCGTCACGTCGAACTGCTTGCCCACTTCTTCCAGCGTGTGGTCGTTCGACATTTCCACGCCGTAACGCATACGCAGCACTTTCGCTTCGCGCGGCGTCAGGGAATCGAGCACTTCCTTGATCACGTTGCGCATCGACGCATGCAGCGCGGCGTCCAGCGGCGCCAAAGTCGTGTTGTCTTCGATGAAGTCGCCCAGTTGCGAATCGCCATCTTCGCCCATCGGCGTTTCCATGGAAATCGGCTCTTTGGCGATCTTCATGATTTCGCGCACCTTGTTTTCCGGCATTTCCATCTTGACGGCCAGGGTCGCCAGGTCCGGTTCGCTGCCCGTTTCCTGCATGATCTGGCGCGAGATGCGGTTCATCTTGTTGATCGTTTCGATCATGTGCACCGGCACGCGGATGGTGCGGGCCATGTCGGCGATCGAACGCGTGATGGCCTGGCGGATCCACCAGGTGGCGTAGGTCGAGAACTTGTAGCCGCGACGGTATTCGAATTTATCGACCGCCTTCAGCAGACCGATGTTGCCTTCCTGGATCAGATCGAGGAATTGCAAGCCGCGGTTGATGTATTTCTTGGCGATCGAAATCACCAGACGCAAGTTGGCGACCGTCATTTCGCGTTTCGCGTGACGCGCGCGCTTTTCGCCGGCGGCCATCTGCTTGTTGATCTTGCGCAAGTCAGCCAATGGCAGTGCCACGCGCGCTTGCAGGTCGATCATCTTCTTTTGCAGTTCCTTGACGGCAGGCACGTTGCGGCTGAGGATGGCGCTGTACGGATACTTGCAATCGACTTCGCGGTCGACCCATTCCAGGTCGCATTCATTGCCCGGGAACACCTTGATGAAGTGGGCGCGCGGCATGCCGCATTTGTTCACGCACAGTTCCAGCACGGCGCGCTCGATGTGGCGCACTTCTTCCATCTGGCCGCGCAGGGTGTCGCACAGCTTTTCGACGACCTTGGCCGTGAAGCGGATGCCCAACAATTCCTGCGAAATGGCTTCCTGCGCCTTGATGTAGGCTTTCGAGTTGTAGCCCTCGGGCGCCTTGCGCATCTTGTCGTACTGCGTCGAAATGACGTTGAATTTCTCCAACGCATTCTTTTTCAGCTGGGCCAGCTGTTCGCTGGAGAAACCGGCCGCGCCGCCATTGGCGTCGCCGTCTTCTTCCTCGGCTTCTTCTTCCTCTTCCTCGTCGTCACCGCTGGCGGCGGCGGGCGCGGGAGCGGCGGCGGGTGCCGGGGCATTGCTTTCGTTCAAGTCGACAAAGCCGTCGACCACTTCATCGACCTTGATTTCGTCGCGCGCGATTTTTTGCGACAAGGCGACGATTTCGCCGATGGTGGTGGGGCAGGCGGAAATGGCCTGAATCATGTCCTTCAGGCCGCCTTCGATGCGCTTGGCGATCTCGATCTCGCCTTCGCGCGTCAGCAGCGCCACGGCGCCCATTTCACGCATGTACATGCGCACGGG of Janthinobacterium sp. PAMC25594 contains these proteins:
- a CDS encoding PAS domain S-box protein, coding for MSKWSIETLSAACAALILIMLGGLAGAAWPALGFWEHVWLALLLATAAGTAMWLMRRLRAHLASTRSQLDASVMRYRHLSETAQDGMWQTDAQGRILYVNQRLCDMLGVPAEQLLLHSMEEFHDEATLLRLCPLRQTASDSCMGELHYQHGDGTQRWAMLSGRRLYDQHGTVTGALVLASDITEHKRAEHALSLAHAELESRVALRTAQLLDVNIQLSAEIAMRAQTEAALARSEERLQDIISMMPLSLFLKDADSRIVLMNQACEQQWGVRHQDIAEGRDLQHFPSDQNTGFHAADQEAFASRKVVIREELVWNAQLQENRLVQTHKKPVFDAEGRPQMIIAMAVDITDSKRNEENLERTLAQLRELSDHQQTIKEQERRRIALDIHDDLGQNLMVLRIDVSLLHARTATTHPHLHRHAQRVLDTIDATIRSVRTIINDLHPSTLELGLGPAAEWLIRQMESRGTIRYQLTLDSEAPDLGLDQRQTSAIFRVLQESLSNIVRHAQASEVEVALTQDADAIVLRISDNGIGMQPGDHGKRAAFGLKSIRERVHALGGELRIDSQAGRGTALAIHLPQQAGQQHVDHAKTQKLAKTVVN
- a CDS encoding HAF repeat-containing protein, which translates into the protein MPPRFACFPAPLLGLLLLAAIPTASATMYAERGFGERDGNGSIASDLNPAGLVAGIIMEEAGRRRAVTYQHGRIRELGTLGGNEGFTKAINTHGVVVGSAQTAAGAWHAFRYDAAGGMRDLGTLGGTSSYATAITRDGMIAGYADTSAGDFHAFVTKADHSLQDLGTLGGASSYASGLNSHGVVVGTAQRGDGYRRAFVYRPGTGMQEIGTLPGGRISSATAINDAGLIVGASETEKRRWHAFAWDGKRMLDLGALIGQGDSYATAVNAAGHVVGSVSIKGFEPMTFVYKEGVMTVRRRDDGLYLTNKITDAGLVVGAIYTGHKFQAFAVPSQAAPAPQRSNPLDWLLITILISASGVVLYKLQRNYRMGLLGARTRFM
- the rpoD gene encoding RNA polymerase sigma factor RpoD; this encodes MKNTPKTLTLSAKAPRPAAAPLAVPKTTLSYFIDNAQDNPEATVTTAPTVVTVVKKSRSRLAAVPPAESAAEAPAAAVEAVAEVTEVADAAPVKTPSVKIAPGAKAPAAPRKISESAATNKVVTAARSKVVRAKPEAAPVTIITGAQVVSKTTDADALAAIDTSNYFLPTVKVPGRRGRKPSEFTPENDEVAALNAVERAELKAVSKARDRKAKGGLADALGDPEASAADLERRRKQITGLINMGKERGFLTYAEINDQLPENIIDPEAIEGIIATFNDMGIAVYERAPDAESLLLTDNVATVTSDDEVEAAAATALSTVDSDFGRTTDPVRMYMREMGAVALLTREGEIEIAKRIEGGLKDMIQAISACPTTIGEIVALSQKIARDEIKVDEVVDGFVDLNESNAPAPAAAPAPAAASGDDEEEEEEAEEEDGDANGGAAGFSSEQLAQLKKNALEKFNVISTQYDKMRKAPEGYNSKAYIKAQEAISQELLGIRFTAKVVEKLCDTLRGQMEEVRHIERAVLELCVNKCGMPRAHFIKVFPGNECDLEWVDREVDCKYPYSAILSRNVPAVKELQKKMIDLQARVALPLADLRKINKQMAAGEKRARHAKREMTVANLRLVISIAKKYINRGLQFLDLIQEGNIGLLKAVDKFEYRRGYKFSTYATWWIRQAITRSIADMARTIRVPVHMIETINKMNRISRQIMQETGSEPDLATLAVKMEMPENKVREIMKIAKEPISMETPMGEDGDSQLGDFIEDNTTLAPLDAALHASMRNVIKEVLDSLTPREAKVLRMRYGVEMSNDHTLEEVGKQFDVTRERIRQIEAKAMSKLRQPSRSDKLKTFLTQN